A genomic segment from Cutaneotrichosporon cavernicola HIS019 DNA, chromosome: 7b encodes:
- the RPN7 gene encoding uncharacterized protein (26S proteasome subunit RPN7): protein MADDSVPQPFPNLQVPQWHYQIANVERLRDEASSSLWKAIEKDEMAPYVRTNNLKPPSDDLLPTLEKRNAEELESLDTKLKDAEENLGESEISELLRSKAMYLCRIGNKEAAIPALETALEKTTGLGARIDLVLAMVRMGLFSADTQLVISNIARAADLIDSGGDWDRRNRLKVYRALHCMSIRDFKEAAELLIDSLSTFTATELMEYEEFVALTVLAAAVGCDRKTLKAKILSSSEVTGCISSVTELHAMVEALYKSSYAAFFVALAEVEQRYLVTNPILAPHARYYIREMRIKAYQQLLESYRSLTLERMSRSFGVSEAFIDRDLSRFIANGRIACTIDKVSGVITTDKLSSQNKTALYEQFLKQGDLLLSDMHKLHRVVG, encoded by the exons GAACCTTCAGGTGCCCCAGTGGCACTACCAGATCGCCAATGTCGAACGACTGAGGGACGAGGCAAGCTCGTCCCTGTGGAAGGCGATTGAGAAGGATG AAATGGCGCCTTATGTGCGGACCAACAACCTCAAGCCACCCAGTGACGACCTGCTTCCAACGCTTGAGAAGCgcaacgccgaggagcttgagTCGCTCGATACAAAGCTTAAGGATGCAGAGGAGAACCttggcgagagcgagatcTCAGAACTGTTGCGGTCTAAGGCCATGTACCTTTGCCGGATCGGCAACAAG GAAGCCGCCATTCCTGCTCTCGAGACTGCGCTGGAGAAAACGACCGGTCTCGGAGCCCGCATCGACTTGGTTCTCGCCATGGTCCGAATGGGGTTATTCAGCGCCGACACGCAGCTCGTGATCAGCAACATTGCACGTGCGGCAGA CCTCATTGACTCTGGTGGTGACTGGGACCGCCGCAACCGCCTCAAGGTCTACCGCGCGCTCCACTGCATGTCCATCCGGGACTTCAAGGAGGCCGCTGAGCTGCTCATCGACTCGCTGTCGACGTTTACTGCAACTGAGCTCATGGAGTACGAGGAGTTTGTTGCCCTCACCGTTCTCGCTGCGGCCGTGGGGTGCGACCGCAAGACCCTCAAGGCGAAG ATCCTCTCCAGCTCGGAAGTGACCGGCTGCATCTCTTCGGTCACTGAATTACACGCCatggtcgaggcgctctACAAGTCGAGCTACGCCGCGTTCttcgtcgccctcgccgaggtcgagcagcgTTACCTTGtcaccaaccccatccTTGCGCCTCATGCTCGCTACTACATCCGCGAGATGCGGATCAAGGCGTATCAGCAGCTCCTGGAGAGCTACCGCAGCTTGACATTGGAGCGTATGAGCCGCTCGTTTGGGGTCAGCGAGGCGTTCATTGACCG TGACCTCTCGCGCTTCATCGCCAACGGACGCATCGCGTGCACCATTGACAAGGTTAGCGGTGTAATCACAACCGACAAGCTGTCGTCGCAGAACAAGACTGCGCTGTACGAGCAGTTCCTCAAGCAGGGAGACCTTCTGCTGAGTG ACATGCACAAGCTCCACCGCGTTGTCGGCTAG
- the OGG1 gene encoding uncharacterized protein (Purine-specific oxidized base lesion DNA N-glycosylase) yields MASSSRIGLGKKLCRPPFPAGWSSIQMSPGNLTLANTLPVGQSFLWHRHLLPDMTEEYSRAVDNPPRVVCLRQSPTSLYFTAIHPTPEASEADRVSGLTLNWLVDYFQLARYPDLEALYSDWRARDPTFFGKVDLGERAVGVRVLRQDTWETLVAFITSTNNHIPRITSLMHRLCERFSSPLLALDHPSEEGEIVYRLFPGPEAFPTKGLEPILRELGFGYRAGFLDATLDVLRSEGPVVEALNAMRGGDLADIRERLVRLKGIGKKVADCIGLMCMDQPSLIPVDTHIYAIAARHPSFPSQLRKKTMSPALYDDIQAFLTEQWGPLGGWCQAVVFAADLKPTTPKASRSATPKKRPSATPTPTPKKRRSSVEEKTEEKLSVSASPPLQPSTKACANDSKAKSSMLELPEGLKAELLELPERKRPKRSVTAVSYKIK; encoded by the exons atggcctcgtcctcaaggaTAGGCCTCGGAAAGAAACTCTGTCGCCCTCCATTCCCGGCTGGGTGGTCATCGATCCAGATGAGTCCCGGCAACCTCACCCTGGCCAACACGCTGCCGGTAGGCCAGTCCTTTCTGTGGCATCGACACCTACTGCCAGACATGACGGAGGAGTACTCTCGGGCGGTCGACAATCCCCCGCGTGTCGTGTGTCTTCGACAGTCACCTACTTCACTGTACTTTACGGCCATTCACCCGACACCCGAGGCGTCTGAAGCTGACCGCGTCTCTGGCCTGACCCTCAATTGGCTTGTAGACTACTTCCAGCTGGCGCGCTACCCAGACCTCGAAGCGCTGTACTCCGACTGGCGAGCACGAGACCCGACCTTCTTCGGCAAGGTGGATCTCGGTGAGCGAGCGGTTGGCGTCCGTGTGTTGCGGCAGGACACTTGGGAGACGCTTGTTGC CTTTATCACCTCGACGAACAACCACATCCCGCGCATCACGTCGCTCATGCACCGCCTGTGTGAACGGTTCTCTTCAcccctccttgcgctcgatCATCCAtccgaggagggcgagatcGTGTACCGTCTCTTCCCGGGGCCTGAGGCGTTCCCGACCAAAGGCCTCGAACCAAtcctccgcgagctcgggtTCGGGTATCGCGCAGGCTTCCTCGATGCGACGCTGGATGTGCTGCGCTCCGAAGGACCCGTGGTTGAGGCACTCAACGCCATGCGCGGGGGCGACCTTGCAGATAtccgcgagcgcctcgtccgaTTGAAGGGTATTGGGAAGAAGGTCGCCGACTGCATCGGTCTCATGTGCATGGACCAG CCCTCGCTCATCCCTGTTGACACACACATCTATGCCATCGCGGCACGACACCCATCCTTCCCGTCGCAACTGCGCAAGAAGACCATGAGTCCTGCGCTGTACGACGACATTCAGGCATTCTTGACCGAACAGTGGGGGCCACTTGGAGGATGGTGCCAGGCTGTCGTGTTCGCGGCGGACCTGAAACCTACTACACCCAAGGCATCGCGCTCGGCTACGCCCAAGAAACGGCCATCTGCGACAccaacgccgacgccaaAGAAACGGAGGTCGTcggtggaggagaagacTGAGGAGAAGCTGTCCGTCAGTGCATCCCCGCCACTCCAGCCGTCGACGAAGGCATGCGCAAACGATTCGAAAGCCAAAAGTTCGATGCTTGAATTGCCAGAGGGGTTGAAGGCTGAGCTGCTGGAACTTCCTGAGCGCAAGAGACCCAAAAGGAGTGTCACAGCCGTGTCGTACAAGATCAAGTAG
- a CDS encoding uncharacterized protein (Belongs to the Ca(2) cation antiporter (CaCA) (TC 2.A.19) family) has product MPPHESTPLLGDQHTDESDKFNFLKSSRWLVFNSWLNVLLIAVPLCMVAEALHWSAVARFVTSFIAIVPLAKLLGDATEQLSMKMGQTTGGLLNATFGNAVELIVAIAALLQNKLDLVKNSLLGSVLSNLLLVLGMSFFASGFYFYESTFQVTAAQASSSLLTLSCITLIIPAAYHASEAEGDIKSGWFFNHAPGAEPDPSSNLLLLSRGTSLMLLGTYIAYLIFQLRTHSGLFQAEEEEEEIPEMDKYSAGLWLLIVTVITAFAADILVGSIDETAEQWHLPPRFIGIILLPLVGNAAEHVTSVWMACKGKMELTIGVAVGSSIQIAAGMIPLLVLIAWPFARDLTLSFHNFDTIVMFVSVMLVNLLLQDGRTNWLEGLMLMILYFVIALSYIVG; this is encoded by the exons ATGCCGCCCCACGAGTCTACGCCCTTGCTCGGCGACCAGCACACCGATGAGAGCGACAAGTTCAACTTTCTAAAGTCATCCCGCTGGTTGGTCTTCAACTCGTGGTTGaacgtcctcctcatcgctgTCCCCCTCTGTATGGTTGCAGAGGCTCTCCATTGGAGCGCCGTTGCTAGATTCGTTACTTCGTTTATCGCAATCGTCCCCCTTGCCAAG CTTCTTGGCGATGCCACGGAGCAGCTCTCCATGAAGATGGGTCAGACCACTGGCGGTCTGCTCAACGCAAC CTTCGGCAatgccgtcgagctcatTGTCGCCATTGCCGCCCTTCTTCAGAACaagcttgacctcgtcaagaaCTCGCTTCTCGGTTCGgtcctctccaacctcctccttgtgCTCGGCATGAGCTTCTTCGC ctcTGGTTTCTACTTCTACGAGTCGACGTTCCAGGTCACTGCTGCGCaggccagctcgtcgctcctcaccctctcctGCATCACCCTCATCATCCCCGCTGCTTACCACGCATCTGAGGCTGAAGGTGACATCAAGTCGGGGTGGTTCTTCAACCACGCTCCTGGCGCAGAGCCGGATCCGTCgtccaacctcctccttctttCGCGTGGCACGTCGCTTATGCTCCTTGGCACCTACATTGCCTACCTTATCTTCCAGCTCCGCACTCATTCCGGTCTCTTCCAGgctgaggaagaggaggaggagatccCCGAGATGGACAAGTACAGCGCCGGCCTGTggctcctcatcgtcaccGTCATCACGGccttcgccgccgacatccTTGTCGGCAGCATTGACGAGACTGCTGAGCAGTggcaccttcctcctcg CTTCATTGGTATCatccttcttcctctcgtCGGTAACGCTGCCGAGCACGTCACCTCGGTCTGGATGGCGTGCAAGGGCAAGATGGAGCTCACGAttggcgtcgccgtcgggTCGTCCATCCAGATCGCCGCTGGCATGATCCCCCTCCTTGTTCTTATCGCCTGGCCTTTCGCGCGTGACCTCACTCTCTCCTTCCACAACTTTGACACCATCGTCATGTTCGTCTCGGTGAtgctcgtcaacctcctcctccaggaCGGCCGTACCAATTGGCTCGAGGGCCTCATGC TCATGATCCTGTACTTTGTCATTGCACTCAGCTACATTGTCGGCTGA
- a CDS encoding uncharacterized protein (cellular response to glucose starvation), giving the protein MPATEFRKQTVSPAPGSDSELMSSDGQEHPKPISLLSSMMAGQTSPRPKPPLSGYTSGPSAPSTAPSTAVSSPRPQEEPISILRRSSVGSDGEPFFLPMARVLPASPEKQEIPKQPRPSALKFAVTSRPSEFERQPVTVVPQQDDHEDDHGTVTDKGYEEDSEDGFTSDDEPSFMVQAHHKMVMARAREAQLAAARPSSTTPPLRPTAPPPRRGRGHVRVDPAVGDDTGRCSRHYSPPPGSRPHFAPPGGPRNGRAGSPVPEPMDIDDEEDDDDDGDDDEENDGDGDAAFKTDSREDIAATSTSSSPRPAAEQSTGPASSIGTGVRNMLRRASEHLPSFRRPSFTAHIPEESVALDDDNVSVDSGRVLLSRARSLGARSKPVAVTLSQDNVTAIPSRPIACPASPRSTQRI; this is encoded by the exons ATGCCAGCCACCGAGTTTCGCAAACAGACCGTGTCGCCTGCTCCTGGCTCTGACAGCGAGCTCATGAGCAGCGACGGTCAAGAACATCCCAAACCCATCTCGCTCCTCAGCTCGATGATGGCGGGGCAGACGTCCCCGAGGCCCAAGCCGCCTTTGAGCGGTTACACGTCTGGTCCATCCGCCCCCTCTACCGCACCGTCAACAGCCGTCTCAAGTCCACGGCCCCAGGAGGAGCCAATCTCAATTCTCCGGCGAAGCAGTGTCGGATCGGACGGTGAACCCTTCTTCCTTCCCATGGCCCGTGTGCTACCCGCGTCACCTGAGAAGCAAGAAATC CCGAAACAACCGCGTCCCAGTGCACTCAAGTTCGCGGTAACAAGCCGCCCGTCCGAGTTTGAGCGCCAGCCTGTGACAGTGGTGCCGCAACAAGATGATCACGAGGACGACCACGGCACGGTCACAGACAAGGGTTACGAGGAAGACTCGGAGGACGGGTTCACTTCAGACGACGAGCCTTCCTTTATGGTCCAGGCTCACCACAAGATGGTAATGGCGCGTGCTCGCGAGGCGCAActggcagcggcgcgaccttcctcgacgactcCCCCACTTCGCCCCActgctcctccaccgcgaCGTGGACGTGGCCACGTTCGCGTGGACCCGGCTGTCGGCGATGACACTGGTCGCTGCAGCCGCCACTACAGCCCACCACCGGGCTCTCGCCCACACTTCGCCCCCCCAGGCGGTCCGCGCAACGGCCGCGCCGGCAGCCCTGTTCCGGAACCCATGGACATCGATGAcgaagaggatgatgatgatgatggcgacgatgacgaggagaacgacGGGGACGGGGATGCGGCGTTCAAGACCGACTCTCGCGAGGACATTGCAGCCACGAGCACCAGCTCCAGCCCTAGGCCGGCTGCCGAGCAATCAACTGGACCAGCTTCCTCGATCGGCACGGGCGTGCGTAACATGCTGCGGCGCGCGTCGGAGCACCTCCCGTCGTTCCGGAGACCGTCGTTTACGGCGCACATTCCCGAGGAGTCGGTTGCGCTCGACGATGACAATGTCTCCGTTGACAGCGGGCGCGTACTGCTGTCAAGGGCACGTTCGTTGGGTGCGAGATCGAAGCCGGTCGCAGTGACCCTGTCGCAGGACAATGTCACTGCCATTCCCAGTCGCCCGATTGCCTGCCCAGCTAGCCCTCGCTCCACGCAGCGCATATGA
- a CDS encoding uncharacterized protein (cellular response to glucose starvation), whose amino-acid sequence MEQPSNVTRTQSHRRRPSLQLPPAASPRAIPLPSPRAIPTTSPRPIPITSPRAVPLPVPQRHGSFVGSYGSMTDFTSMSPRALRRRSMSGSFSGSASLGNSFVLGPSVTDELDSWLDVTAEDVLKEADVETPHVTGDTGLEKATELLLSSDANCLLVEIGGGYGLFDYSDLNTVLLLVLISASQGVTDDVFDDRSRELVNYFKRGIRFGIGAVCDISQKNPCHSFPPHTPLRRLLPLFASGIHRVVITGETPQILTALALLAHLTRKPPPIFRMPLGEVDLPLHQLVSLPQTATVLDAMQVMSLNGLSAIGVTNGEPDREGELDSLVGVVTATDCAKAVVPSEGKQALEMGLSDMCKGVLSKYPGGDLGEERVPVHTITPATTVLHAASLILATSSVRVFMRTPPAASPPLSPVSSLDRFSPPASPSLDGAAVGLPTPPPTVLSSQYVISVLDILACLARSAPGKLSPFEPTLGPESWDMLPDSVSRRRRRASSSITGFATWRWAGDLAPF is encoded by the exons ATGGAGCAACCGTCGAACGTGACCCGCACGCAGTCGCACCGCCGGCGCCCATCGCTCCAGTTACCACCTGCCGCCTCCCCGCGTGCCATCCCGCTTCCTTCACCGCGGGCGATCccaacgacctcgccccGTCCGATACCCATCACTAGCCCGCGCGCAGTTCCCCTCCCGGTCCCCCAGCGCCATGGTAGCTTTGTTGGCTCGTACGGCTCCATGACTGACTTTACGTCAATGTCGCCTCGAGCTCTCCGCCGGCGCAGCATGAGCGGGAGCTTTAgcggctcggcgtcgctcgGCAACTCGTTTGTCCTCGGGCCGTCGGTCACGGATGAACTCGATAGCTGGCTCGACGtcacggccgaggacgtgctCAAGGAAGCTGACGTCGAGACACCACACGTCACTGGCGACACTGGGCTTGAGAAGGCCAcggagctcctcctcagtAGCGACGCCAActgcctcctcgtcgagatTGGCGGGGGCTATGGCCTCTTTGAC TACTCGGACCTCAACACTGTCCTCCTCTTGGTCCTGATCTCGGCATCGCAGGGCGTCACTGACGACGTGTTCGACGACCGCTCGCGCGAGCTAGTCAACTATTTCAAGCGCGGTATCCGTTTCGGCATCGGCGCCGTGTGCG ACATCTCGCAGAAGAATCCTTGCCACTCATTCCCACCTCACACGCCTCTGCGGCGTCTACTGCCGCTCTTCGCTTCCGGCATCCACCGCGTTGTCATTACCGGTGAAACACCGCAGATCCTCACTGCGTTGGCGCTACTGGCGCACCTCACGCGCAAGCCGCCACCCATCTTCCGCATGCCGCTCGGTGAAGTCGACCTGCCTCTGCACCAGCTCGTCTCGCTGCCGCAGACTGCGACGGTACTCGACGCGATGCAGGTCATGAGCCTGAACGGCCTCAGCGCGATCGGTGTCACGAACGGCGAGCCAGACcgtgagggcgagctcgactcgctcgtcggcgtcgttACCGCCACCGACTGTGCCAAGGCCGTCGTCCCCAGTGAAGGCAAGCAGGCGCTTGAGATGGGCCTCTCGGACATGTGCAAGGGCGTGCTCTCCAAGTATCCTGGAGGCGACCTcggagaggagcgcgtcCCAG TCCACACCATCACACCGGCCACGACAGTGCTGCACGCGGCGAGCCTTATCCTTGCGACCAGTTCCGTGCGCGTGTTCATGCGCACCCCACCAGCGGCCTCCCCACCCCTATCACCCGTTTCGTCCCTGGACAGGTTCAGCCCGCCTGCCTCGCCGAGTCTGGACGGTGCTGCCGTTGGcctccccaccccgccACCCACTGTACTGTCATCTCAGTACGTCATCTCGGTTCTAGACATCCTCGCGTGTCTTGCACGTTCGGCCCCGGGCAAGCTGTCACCCTTTGAGCCTACGCTGGGCCCCGAGTCTTGGGACATGCTTCCCGACAGTGTTAgccggcggcgtcggcgtgccAGCAGTTCGATCACTGGCTTCGCGACATGGCGCTGGGCCGGCGACCTCGCACCCTTCTAA
- a CDS encoding uncharacterized protein (Phosphate acyltransferases) — MSPPTQPLYTIPIADRPAWHGRLWSRIVFPLVFDLGILGLNSAQFLCLALLLLPGGKQLYKRAIDWTKDGFGRLLIAITVLCAPTSLTITTNAPPELSGLVTHNGKLRVHLPPRLVLMANHQAYTDWMYLWILACYAGHARGITILLKASLKHLPIVGWGMQFFRFIFMHRSWAADREHLTHALTRLGKQAATGSPLWLLIFPEGTIVSDNERTKSAKYAAREGIRDLDGVLHPRSTGLLFALRTLIPSMPDLQLMDITIAYPGVPFGKYPQEWYGLGSVFLRGVPPPTVRLHLHLYSMEEIPSLPRPPHNSSDITPLATQEEAREFELWLRNVWIQKEARLERMLNDNVDEKMTSVEVPIEQTSLHDWIATFGAGGMMTVAAVFGLMAYLL, encoded by the exons ATGTCCCCGCCTACCCAGCCATTGTACACCATCCCCATTGCAGACCGGCCGGCATGGCATGGGCGCCTGTGGTCGCGGATTGTGTTCCCCCTCGTCTTCGACCTCGGTATCTTGGGCCTCAACAGCGCCCAGTTCCTCtgtctcgccctcctcctcttaCCTGGTGGAAAACAACTTTATAAACGGGCGATTGACTGGACAAAGGACGGGTTTGGGCGACTGC TGATTGCGATCACGGTTTTGTGCGCACCAACGAGCTTGACCATCACGACAAACGCGCCTCCAGAGCTCTCTGGTCTGGTTACGCATAATGGGAAACTGCGCGTCCATCTTCCCCCACGCCTCGTGCTCATGGCCAACCACCAGGCTTACACGGATTGGATGTACCTCTGGATCCTGGCGTGTTATGCCGGTCATGCGCGTGGTATCACAATCCTCCTCAAGGCGAGCTTGAAGCACCTCCCCATCGTTGGGTGGGGTATGCAGTTCTTCCGCTTCATCTTCATGCACCGCTCCTGGGCAGCAGACAGGGAACACCTCACGCACGCCCTCACGAGACTCGGCAAGCAGGCCGCAACCGGGTCGCCACTTTGGCTCCTCATCTTCCCAGAAGGCACGATCGTGTCTGATAACGAG CGCACCAAGAGCGCCAAGTACGCTGCACGAGAGGGTatccgcgacctcgatggCGTGTTGCACCCGCGCTCGACGGGATTGCTGTTTGCTCTCCGCACGCTCATTCCCTCCATGCCCGACTTGCAGCTCATGGACATTACTATCGCGTATCCAGGCGTCCCGTTCGGCAAGTACCCCCAAGAGTGGTACGGGCTCGGGTCCGTGTTCTTACGCGGCGTGCCGCCACCCACCGTTCGTCTGCACCTGCACCTGTATTCTATGGAGGAGATTCCGTCGCTCCCACGGCCACCGCACAACTCGTCCGACATTACACCGCTCGCGACTCaagaggaggcgcgcgagttTGAGCTGTGGCTCCGGAATGTGTGGATACAGAAGGAGGCTCGGCTGGAGCGCATGCTCAACGacaacgtcgacgagaagatGACCAGCGTCGAGGTGCCCATCGAGCAGAC CTCCCTACATGACTGGATCGCGACGTTTGGAGCCGGGGGAATGATGACCGTCGCCGCTGTGTTTGGCCTCATGGCTTACTTGTTATAA
- the MIR1 gene encoding uncharacterized protein (Belongs to the mitochondrial carrier (TC 2.A.29) family) has protein sequence MSSKPAVKPALTPTFTGSDYAKFFTAGALCCTLSHGFMTPIDVVKTRIQIDPALKGYNLVTGARKIVAAEGPRGLITGAGPTFVGYFLQGGAKFAGYEAAKKYLVDLSGSREKAIEYRTAIYLGGAAIAEFFADILLTPAEATRIRLVSNPKFANGMVPAFTKILKTEGVGALYAGFIPILCKQIPYAIGQFTVNERCLEFIYRRMTPEKRKNLTSGQHFGITLTSGIIAGFAAAILSHPADTLLSQINKGHGPEGSQVHRLVAIAKQVGFQGLWAGLGPRMIMTAGLVSSQFVMYGWIKRALGAPAGIEIHKETKAPK, from the exons ATGTCGTCTAAACCCGCCGTCAAGCCGGCCCTCACCCCCACCTTCACCGGCTCCGACTATGCCAAGTTCTTT ACAGCCGGTGCTTTGTGTTGCACGCT CTCGCATGGGTTTATGACACCCATTGACGTGGTGAAGACCCGCATCCAGATCGACCCTGCGCTCAAAGGCTACAATCTGGTGACCGGAGCACGCAAGATTGTTGCTGCCGAGGGTCCCAGGGGTCTTATCACTGGTGCTGGGCCTACGTTT gtTGGTTACTT TCTCCAGGGTGGTGCCAAGTTTGCCGGGTATGAAGCTGCT AAGAAGTACCTCGTCGATCTGAGCGGTTCACGAGAAAAGGCCATCGAGTACCGCACAGCGATCTATCTCGGTGGTGCTGCCATTGCCGA GTTCTTTGCCGacatcctcctcacgcCCGCTGAGGCGACGCGTAtccgcctcgtctccaACCCCAAGTTTGCAAACGGTATGGTGCCGGCATTCACTAAGATCCTCAAGACTgagggcgtcggcgcgctgtACGCCGGATTCATTCCCATCCTGTGCAAGCAGATCCCATACGCAATCGGACAGTTCACCGTCAACGAGCGCTGCCTCGAGTTCATCTACCGGCGCATGACGCccgagaagcgcaagaaTCTCACCTCTGGCCAGCACTTTGGGATCACGCTTACGAGTGGTATTATCGCTGGTTTTGCAGCTGCAATCCTCTCGCACCCTGCCGACACACTGCTCTCGCAGATCAACAAGGGCCACGGGCCCGAGGGTTCGCAAGTGCATCGCTTGGTCGCGATCGCCAAGCAGGTCGGCTTCCAGGGCCTGTGGGCTGGCCTCGGCCCGCGTATGA TCATGACTGCTGGTCTGGTTTCGTCCCAGTTCGTCATGTACGGCTGGATCAAGAGGGCGCTTGGTGCTCCGGCGGGAATCGAGATTCACAAGGAGACCAAGGCGCCCAAGTAG
- the ERG6 gene encoding uncharacterized protein (Belongs to the class I-like SAM-binding methyltransferase superfamily. Erg6 SMT family), with amino-acid sequence MPAADARSEARVSNYTKFWKKDSAADGNTDRSNRIDKYTDLVNGYYDGATELYEYGWGQSFHFCRFYKGEPFMQAIARHEHYLASMMELKPGMRVLDIGCGIGGPAREIARFADVEIVGINNNEFQVGRARNKTARAGLQDQIKFVKGNFMALEEQFGPNSFDAVYAIEATCHAPTFEGVYGEVMKVLKPGGVFGVYEWCMTDEWDESKPEHKKIAHGIEVGDGIPEMRTLHAARKALKGVGFEILHEEDLAARDDAVPWYYPLEGDIFKAQTAWDMLTCFRTSRIGKMITQNSVWGLEKIGMVPKGTYDVGESLITAANALIAGGRTKLFTPMALWVCRKPN; translated from the exons atgcccgccgccgacgcacGCTCCGAGGCCCGTGTCTCCAACTACACCAAGTTCTGGAAGAAGGACTCTGCCGCCGACGGCAACACCGACCGCTCTAACCGTATCGACAAGTAcaccgacctcgtcaacggTTACTATGACGGTGCGACCGAGCTGTACGAGTACGGCTGGG GCCAGTCGTTCCACTTCTGCCGCTTCTACAAGGGCGAGCCGTTCATGCAGGCGATTGCGCGCCACGAGCACTACCTCGCGTCGATGATGGAGCTCAAGCCCGGCATGCGCGTCCTTGACATTGGGTGCGGTATCGGTGGCCCAGCGCGTGAGATTGCGCGTTTCGCAGACGTCGAGATTGTTGGTATCAACAACAACGAGTTCCAGGTCGGGCGTGCGCGCAACAAGACTGCCCGTGCCGGTCTCCAGGACCAGATCAAGTTTGTCAAGGGCAACTTTATGGCTCTCGAGGAGCAGTTTGGCCCCAACAGCTTTGATGCCGTCTACGCCATTGAGGCGACGTGCCATGCGCCTACCTTTGAGGGCGTCTACGGCGAGGTCATGAAGGTGCTCAAGCCCGGAGGCGTCTTTGGCGTGTACGAGTGGTGCATGACCGACGAGTGGGACGAGTCCAAGCCCGAGCACAAGAAGATTGCGCACGgcatcgaggtcggcgacggtATCCCCGAGATGCGCACTCTCCACGCCGCCcgcaaggcgctcaagggcgTCGGCTTTGAGATCCTccacgaggaggaccttgCCGCCCGTGACGACGCTGTGCCTTGGTACTACCCtctcgagggcgacatTTTCAAGGCCCAGACGGCTTGGGACA tgCTCACCTGCTTCCGCACAAGCCGCATCGGTAAGATGATCACGCAGAACTCTGTGTGGGGCCTCGAGAAGATTGGTATGGTCCCGAAGGGCACGTACGATGTCGGCGAGAGCCTCATCACTGCCGCTAACGCCCTCATTGCGGGCGGCAGGACGAAGCTCTTCACCCCCATGGCACTCTGGGTGTGCCGCAAGCCTAACTAG
- the SMD2 gene encoding uncharacterized protein (LSM domain) encodes MSQYASVPKSELDESQIRELEEYEISQGPLSVLQQAVRNNSQVLISLRNNKKLLARVKAFDRHANMVLENVKEMWTETPKGKNAKPVNKDRFISKMFLRGDSVILVLRNAA; translated from the exons ATGAG CCAGTACGCATCTGTCCCCAAGTCGGAACTGGACGAGTCGCAGatccgcgagctcgaggagtaCGAGATCAGCCAGGGGCCGCTGTCGGTTTTGCAGCAGGCAGTGCGCAACAACTCGCAGGTGCTGATTTCGTTGCGGAACAACAAGAAGCTGCTGGCGCGTGTCAAGGCTTTTGACCGGCATGCGAATATGGTGCTGGAGAATGTCAAGGAG atgTGGACCGAGACgcccaagggcaagaacgCCAAGCCAGTCAACAAGGACCGCTTCATCTC taAGATGTTCCTGCGAGGCGACTCGGTCATCCTCG tccTCCGCAACGCGGCATAG
- a CDS encoding uncharacterized protein (Single-stranded DNA binding protein 12k chain): MSGRLGAEPRVNSRYLSEHRGQTVRLVAKVTRLVGETATIEASDGGEVAVHIPRDMHLTEGAFYEIIGSVKEDLTVRALTSFALSGNIDMKAVNAVVEFGHSSAGAGVLDARP; the protein is encoded by the exons ATGTCTGGTCGTCTCGGGGCAGAGC CCCGCGTCAACTCGCGCTACCTCTCCGAACACCGCGGACAGACTGTCCGCCTCGTGGCCAAAGTCACCCGCCTTGTGGGCGAAACGGCGACGATCGAGGCGTCTGACGGTGGCGAG GTTGCGGTGCACATCCCGCGC gacATGCACCTCACCGAGGGCGCATTCTATGAAATCATCGGCAGTGTCAAGGAAGACCTCAccgtccgcgccctcaCCTCGTTCGCCCTTAGCGGCAACATTGACATGAAGGCCGTCAACGCCGTCGTTGAGTTCGGGCACTCCTCCGCCGGTGCCGGTGTCCTTGACGCGCGTCCCTAG